The proteins below are encoded in one region of Levilactobacillus namurensis:
- the asp2 gene encoding accessory Sec system protein Asp2 — MANKRQMPVVQLGGQPVLSADSLDDAFQWVYRPDHADDPTSPKLTLTANGQITPAWRNALFLLPSDDPTWGDFATLSALPANHILYDQQVTLDADLQDLFALKGAFPADLTDTANLAALINRDWFPGQDAFKLDHGSLRVLGSFDGDVTRFGRYHLRLSGNFGPDLQPVAIWETQGYAPRNCDLTFQAECQASPDLTVRYQLTLINQQSARPIRTVTFDPAEYPLGKTLHMDETDFYYTLSVLVKGQGQLDIGLVHVAKARERFGQLFPGGHLAHVPDSFNDNFYYYFDAGDMRPPLNVYFSGFNMADHFEGNFMMESFGAPFLLISDPRLNGGGFYIGSEAFETNLLHVIQATLHRLGFADDELILSGISEGTTAAMYYGAQLAPRAIVAGKPLINLGTTATNGRIKRTQDFQPSFDLLLSHTGDVTPETAQALNDRIWKVIHQGDFSQTTFAIAHMYQDDFDNTSFSQLFDWVTTSFPHVRFLHKGIQGRHNDNTPAINAWFIKQYRMILASEFQRHFTEEGVAQ, encoded by the coding sequence ATGGCAAATAAACGACAGATGCCAGTGGTTCAACTGGGCGGCCAACCCGTCCTGTCCGCTGACAGTCTCGATGACGCATTTCAATGGGTCTACCGCCCCGACCACGCGGACGATCCCACCAGTCCGAAACTAACTTTGACCGCCAACGGCCAGATCACCCCAGCCTGGCGCAATGCCCTTTTTCTGTTACCCAGCGATGACCCCACCTGGGGCGACTTCGCCACCCTCTCGGCGTTACCCGCGAACCACATTCTCTACGACCAACAGGTCACGCTCGACGCCGACCTCCAAGACCTGTTCGCGTTAAAGGGCGCTTTCCCCGCCGACTTGACCGATACCGCCAATCTGGCAGCCCTGATCAACCGGGACTGGTTCCCCGGACAAGACGCCTTCAAGTTGGACCACGGGAGTCTCCGGGTCCTGGGAAGCTTCGACGGGGACGTGACCCGTTTCGGTCGTTACCACCTACGTCTCAGCGGCAACTTCGGCCCCGACCTTCAGCCGGTCGCCATCTGGGAGACTCAGGGATACGCCCCTCGGAACTGCGACCTGACCTTTCAGGCCGAATGCCAAGCGAGTCCGGACCTCACCGTGCGCTACCAGCTGACCCTGATCAATCAGCAGTCCGCCCGCCCGATTCGCACGGTGACCTTCGACCCCGCCGAGTACCCGCTAGGCAAGACCCTGCACATGGACGAAACTGACTTTTATTACACTCTTAGCGTCCTGGTCAAGGGACAGGGCCAACTCGACATCGGACTGGTGCACGTCGCCAAGGCCCGCGAGCGGTTCGGCCAGCTCTTTCCGGGCGGTCACCTGGCCCACGTCCCCGACAGCTTCAACGACAACTTCTACTACTACTTCGATGCTGGCGACATGCGCCCACCCCTGAACGTCTACTTCAGCGGGTTCAACATGGCCGACCACTTCGAAGGGAACTTTATGATGGAAAGCTTTGGCGCGCCCTTCCTCTTGATCAGCGACCCGCGGCTCAACGGTGGGGGCTTCTACATCGGTTCGGAAGCCTTTGAGACCAACCTCCTACACGTGATTCAAGCGACCTTACACCGGCTGGGCTTTGCGGACGACGAGCTGATTCTTTCGGGGATCTCCGAAGGGACCACCGCCGCCATGTACTACGGCGCCCAACTCGCGCCCCGGGCCATCGTGGCCGGCAAGCCCCTGATCAACCTGGGGACCACCGCCACCAACGGTCGAATCAAGCGGACTCAGGACTTCCAGCCGTCCTTCGACCTGTTGCTCTCGCATACCGGCGATGTCACGCCCGAAACGGCGCAGGCCTTGAACGACCGGATCTGGAAGGTCATTCATCAGGGGGACTTCAGTCAGACCACCTTCGCCATCGCCCACATGTACCAAGACGACTTCGACAACACCAGCTTCTCGCAACTCTTCGACTGGGTCACTACCAGCTTCCCGCACGTCCGATTCCTGCATAAGGGCATCCAGGGCCGGCATAACGATAATACGCCGGCCATCAACGCCTGGTTCATTAAGCAGTACCGGATGATCCTCGCGTCCGAATTCCAACGGCACTTTACCGAAGAGGGGGTGGCCCAATGA
- the asp1 gene encoding accessory Sec system protein Asp1 — protein MTVIIPAWSRDALKLADNPIVKLAQLFSHHQLDTELLLLQPLPWLRYQLQQNHLSALDWWNVYDDIQHVHRTSGLPLGLEDLNLPQGTEFAYVGATVLLYREGRVRGTVHFHPAGFVSRVDLLNDLGQRVLKVYDDRGFCSTQTTYSLRNHRIETLWFDPNGAVVMRRKDTPEVQLLDASGQVTNTYDSLEALLTERVMAHLKDRHDLIISAANPVTAEILTVIARQHRLAYLLDTRVAPTLPDDLFDAVERVVAPTEQMAAKFQQVNANLDTPVDVVSPYATKLALGNSTELPETTIAWAVNHLSASAQVLVGRQLVNWLVQDDQHVISVIATSKVSADRLAQQFKQQILSAATIDADSADGRLIDLILYQLAHHQPLTGLGTQIPKELQTVIGQLQRVQVRYRVSDHDREAILSSARLLIDLGDIPDLQLQIAAISAGIPQINRVATGYVADRQNGRIVAHLDELPQALDYYLATLIHWNQSLVKSIGFLEQLAEPKLLAYWKGVMTYGK, from the coding sequence ATGACCGTCATTATTCCAGCGTGGTCCCGCGATGCCCTCAAACTCGCCGATAATCCTATCGTGAAATTAGCCCAGTTATTCAGCCATCACCAACTCGACACGGAACTATTGCTCTTGCAGCCCCTTCCTTGGTTGCGGTACCAGTTGCAACAGAACCACCTGAGTGCCCTCGACTGGTGGAACGTCTACGATGACATCCAACACGTTCACCGAACCAGCGGCTTACCGCTAGGGCTCGAGGACCTTAACCTGCCGCAAGGAACTGAATTCGCTTACGTGGGCGCCACCGTCCTGCTCTACCGGGAAGGTCGGGTCCGCGGTACCGTTCACTTCCACCCGGCCGGGTTCGTCAGCCGTGTCGACCTGCTCAACGACCTGGGCCAGCGGGTGCTTAAGGTCTACGACGACCGCGGCTTTTGCTCCACCCAGACCACTTATAGTCTGCGTAACCACCGGATTGAAACCCTCTGGTTCGACCCCAACGGCGCCGTGGTGATGCGCCGTAAAGACACCCCCGAAGTGCAGCTCTTAGACGCTTCCGGCCAAGTCACCAACACCTACGACTCGCTCGAGGCCCTACTGACCGAACGGGTGATGGCGCACCTTAAGGACCGACACGACCTGATCATCAGTGCGGCGAACCCCGTGACGGCCGAGATTCTGACCGTCATCGCCCGTCAGCACCGTCTGGCCTACCTCTTGGACACCCGGGTCGCACCAACCTTACCCGACGACCTCTTCGACGCCGTCGAGCGGGTGGTGGCCCCCACCGAACAGATGGCGGCCAAGTTCCAGCAGGTCAACGCCAACCTAGACACGCCGGTCGACGTGGTCTCACCTTATGCGACTAAGCTGGCACTGGGCAACAGTACCGAACTGCCGGAGACCACCATCGCTTGGGCGGTCAACCACTTATCGGCCAGCGCGCAGGTTCTGGTAGGGCGCCAGCTGGTCAACTGGTTGGTCCAAGACGACCAACACGTCATCAGCGTGATTGCGACGTCCAAGGTCTCGGCGGACCGCTTGGCCCAGCAATTCAAGCAACAGATTCTAAGTGCCGCCACCATCGATGCGGACTCCGCCGATGGCCGCCTGATTGACCTGATACTCTACCAACTGGCCCACCACCAACCCTTGACGGGACTGGGTACCCAGATTCCTAAAGAACTCCAGACCGTCATCGGCCAGCTCCAGCGGGTCCAGGTTCGTTACCGGGTCTCCGACCATGACCGGGAAGCCATCCTCAGTAGCGCCCGGCTCTTGATCGACCTGGGCGACATCCCCGACCTGCAACTACAGATTGCCGCCATCAGCGCGGGCATCCCGCAGATCAACCGGGTCGCGACCGGGTACGTGGCCGACCGGCAGAACGGCCGAATCGTCGCTCACCTGGACGAATTACCCCAGGCGCTGGACTATTACCTGGCCACCCTGATTCACTGGAACCAGAGTCTGGTCAAAAGCATTGGGTTCCTGGAACAACTGGCCGAACCCAAGCTACTCGCTTATTGGAAAGGGGTCATGACGTATGGCAAATAA
- a CDS encoding preprotein translocase subunit SecY produces the protein MHRYREFLTSLGWTALILAVFVIGQTIPLPNIDLSSAKKAVDHVTFLRLFANVTGSDFSNQTLFSVGMGPFMSAMIIWQAIQAVGDEFIGHLSPHQVSIGKYGITLLLAIAQSFQLVYLVRDSLKHFYLPGTTYDLTFVGSMVILIAGAMFVAWLANLNAAIGIGSSVALIIPGIVRGIPNNLMHGFGDAETVAIKLTPTSITIAVILAAIFLVFSVVTNAAELRLPVERPMLDREHSNSYLPIKFLTSAGMPFMFSSSLFMLPRYFINQATGPKTPLQHFIATWFSYRTVQGIIMYAVVLLVLNYAFGYINLQPTQQAKTLKESDDYLLGVYPGDATEAKIMQHFNRLTFLSNFVMLFIGVGPLLVGLFYPAATNYSLFLGSMMILAGMSIGVTDQIHGLLTKNRYRIFD, from the coding sequence GTGCATCGTTATCGTGAATTCTTAACCAGCCTCGGGTGGACCGCTCTGATCCTCGCGGTCTTTGTCATCGGACAGACCATTCCGCTCCCGAATATCGACCTGTCGTCGGCCAAGAAAGCCGTCGACCACGTCACTTTTCTGCGCCTCTTCGCCAACGTGACCGGGAGTGACTTCTCGAACCAAACGCTCTTCTCCGTGGGGATGGGGCCCTTCATGAGTGCCATGATCATCTGGCAGGCCATCCAAGCCGTCGGGGATGAATTCATCGGCCACCTCAGCCCCCACCAAGTCAGCATCGGTAAGTACGGCATCACCCTACTCTTGGCGATCGCCCAGTCCTTCCAGCTGGTCTACTTGGTCCGTGATTCGCTCAAGCACTTCTATTTACCCGGAACCACCTACGACCTAACCTTCGTCGGTAGTATGGTCATCCTAATCGCCGGCGCCATGTTCGTGGCCTGGCTGGCCAACCTCAACGCCGCCATCGGGATCGGGAGTAGTGTCGCATTGATCATCCCCGGCATCGTCCGGGGGATTCCCAACAACCTGATGCACGGCTTCGGGGACGCCGAGACCGTCGCCATCAAGCTGACCCCGACCTCGATCACCATCGCCGTGATTTTGGCGGCCATCTTCCTGGTCTTCAGTGTCGTGACCAACGCTGCCGAACTCCGATTGCCGGTCGAACGGCCCATGCTGGACCGCGAACACTCGAACTCCTACCTGCCGATCAAGTTCCTGACCTCGGCGGGGATGCCGTTCATGTTCTCCAGCTCCCTGTTCATGTTGCCGCGTTACTTCATTAATCAGGCCACCGGTCCCAAGACACCCCTGCAGCACTTCATCGCGACTTGGTTCTCCTACCGGACCGTTCAAGGCATTATCATGTACGCCGTGGTCCTTTTGGTCTTGAACTACGCCTTTGGGTACATCAACTTACAGCCGACCCAGCAGGCCAAGACCTTAAAGGAAAGTGACGACTACCTCTTAGGGGTCTACCCCGGAGACGCTACCGAAGCTAAGATCATGCAACACTTTAACCGGCTCACCTTTTTATCGAACTTTGTGATGCTCTTCATCGGTGTCGGCCCGCTCCTGGTCGGTCTCTTCTACCCCGCCGCCACCAACTACTCGCTCTTCTTGGGCTCGATGATGATCCTCGCGGGGATGTCCATCGGGGTCACCGACCAGATTCACGGATTGCTCACCAAGAACCGTTACCGGATTTTTGACTAA